One segment of Synergistaceae bacterium DNA contains the following:
- a CDS encoding metal-dependent transcriptional regulator yields the protein MNVGETIENYLENIYILLKKNDEIRSIDIVNAMGYSKPTISIMMKQLREKDFVDFDEAGFITLTDKGLAVAEKVYERHVVLTEVLMKLGVEEKTAKEDACKIEHVISQESFAKIRDFVKGL from the coding sequence ATGAACGTCGGCGAAACTATTGAAAATTATTTAGAAAATATATACATATTATTGAAGAAAAATGACGAGATCAGATCCATAGATATTGTAAATGCGATGGGTTATTCAAAACCTACTATTAGCATAATGATGAAGCAGCTAAGAGAAAAAGATTTCGTTGATTTTGATGAAGCCGGATTTATCACTTTGACAGACAAAGGCCTTGCCGTTGCCGAGAAAGTCTATGAAAGACATGTAGTGCTCACTGAAGTATTAATGAAGCTAGGTGTTGAAGAAAAAACAGCCAAAGAAGACGCCTGTAAAATAGAGCATGTTATAAGCCAAGAAAGTTTTGCGAAGATTAGGGATTTTGTAAAAGGGCTTTAG
- a CDS encoding ferrous iron transport protein A produces the protein MMTISLIKLHEGDEAKVESIAAGKDATKRLYEMGLNTKARISVLKNDFGPVLASVNGNKIAIGRGLAEKVMVQKTEKEEGNRDE, from the coding sequence ATGATGACAATTTCTTTGATAAAACTTCATGAAGGCGATGAAGCTAAAGTTGAATCTATCGCTGCCGGCAAAGATGCAACCAAAAGATTGTATGAAATGGGACTTAACACTAAGGCAAGAATAAGTGTTTTAAAAAATGATTTTGGTCCTGTTCTGGCAAGCGTTAATGGGAATAAAATTGCCATTGGTCGTGGTCTTGCTGAAAAAGTAATGGTGCAAAAAACAGAAAAAGAAGAGGGGAATAGAGATGAGTAA